The following proteins are encoded in a genomic region of Triticum dicoccoides isolate Atlit2015 ecotype Zavitan chromosome 1B, WEW_v2.0, whole genome shotgun sequence:
- the LOC119347751 gene encoding protein CANDIDATE G-PROTEIN COUPLED RECEPTOR 7-like — protein sequence MADAGARLPLLLLLAAAGALLLASPAAAEIRAESFREDPRHAILFEKFGFSKTGAVRIILSGAAVSSSFARADPKQIGFFLLADESLLQAASESRPPAEKRAEPDDPTGADEPDLSGCVLSSPYVKKLFTFHDMEGGHYNKSFPVTHPDEYSLYFANCAPESLVSMNVRTEMYNANPDGSKDYLPVGQAPVPAIYGFFAFGYAAFLAGWAYLTLSRDRVAANQIHHLMSALLVARLLYCLSAAEDQHYIRVTGTPHGWDVAFYLFQLIKGVILFAVIVLVGTGWSFLRPFLQDREKKVLMVVIPLQVMANIADAVIGETGPFMQSWVTWNQILLFVDVACCCAVLFPVVWSMRSLRETSKTDGKAARNLSKLTLFRQFYTVVIGYLYFTRIVVFALRTIASYQYRWVSVLAEEVASMAFYMYMFYTFRPAERSKYFSLDDDDEEAAEMVLREEEFEL from the coding sequence ATGGCCGACGCCGGCGCTCGCCTCCCGCTGCTGCTGCTCCTCGCCGCCGCGGGGGCCCTCCTCCTCGCCTCCCCCGCCGCGGCGGAGATCCGGGCGGAGTCCTTCCGGGAGGACCCGCGCCACGCCATCCTGTTCGAGAAGTTCGGCTTCTCCAAGACCGGGGCCGTCCGCATCATCCTCTCCGGCGCCgccgtctcctcctccttcgcgCGGGCGGACCCCAAGCAGATcggcttcttcctcctcgccgacgAGTCCCTCCTGCAGGCCGCCTCCGAGTCGCGGCCGCCGGCggagaagcgcgcggagccggACGACCCGACCGGCGCCGACGAGCCCGACCTGTCCGGGTGCGTCCTCTCCAGCCCCTACGTAAAGAAGCTCTTCACCTTCCACGACATGGAGGGCGGGCACTACAACAAGTCCTTCCCGGTCACCCACCCCGACGAGTACAGCCTCTACTTCGCCAACTGCGCGCCGGAGTCGCTCGTCTCCATGAACGTCCGCACCGAGATGTACAACGCCAACCCGGACGGCTCCAAGGACTACCTCCCCGTCGGCCAGGCGCCCGTCCCGGCCATCTACGGCTTCTTCGCCTTCGGCTACGCCGCGTTCCTCGCCGGCTGGGCCTACCTCACGCTCTCCCGCGACCGCGTGGCGGCCAACCAAATCCACCACCTCATGTCCGCGCTCCTCGTGGCGCGCCTGCTCTACTGCCTCTCGGCCGCCGAGGACCAGCACTACATCCGCGTCACCGGCACGCCGCACGGCTGGGACGTGGCCTTCTACCTCTTCCAGCTCATCAAGGGCGTCATCCTCTTCGCGGTCATCGTGCTGGTCGGCACGGGGTGGTCCTTCCTGAGGCCCTTCTTGCAGGACCGGGAGAAGAAGGTGCTCATGGTGGTGATCCCGCTGCAGGTCATGGCCAACATCGCCGACGCGGTCATCGGGGAGACCGGGCCGTTCATGCAGAGCTGGGTGACATGGAACCAGATCTTGCTGTTCGTCGACGTCGCCTGCTGCTGCGCCGTGCTCTTCCCGGTCGTCTGGTCCATGCGGTCGCTCCGGGAGACGTCCAAGACCGACGGCAAGGCGGCGCGGAATCtgtccaagctcactctgttccggCAGTTCTACACCGTGGTGATTGGGTACTTGTACTTCACCAGGATCGTGGTGTTTGCGCTGAGGACCATTGCCAGTTACCAGTACCGGTGGGTGAGCGTCTTGGCCGAGGAAGTGGCATCAATGGCGTTCTACATGTACATGTTCTACACATTCAGGCCGGCCGAGAGGAGCAAGTACTTCTCTctcgacgacgacgatgaggaggccGCCGAGATGGTGCTCCGGGAAGAGGAATTCGAGCTATGA